In Dermatophilus congolensis, a genomic segment contains:
- a CDS encoding neutral/alkaline non-lysosomal ceramidase N-terminal domain-containing protein — protein MYSRSEIDLMPTGIERPAMTRSTRKITLSKIMAPAVVVALALPVGTAFAAQPHGVHTSAVKTDGSASYLVGSGMYDITGAAAETGMFGYAASQEVDGLHMRLYSRAFVVADQKSGKRVAMVTTDMGAMFPSITSAVVAKLQKKFGDKYTSQNVLIAATHTHVGNSGMSGDRLYQVAGADSTSAGYDKKNFDTVVNGIVESISRAHTNLAPGTVQRSEGELKGATRNRSLPAHRANKNPGNEVDSSMTQLEFRRSNGQAVGVLNWFAIHPTSFSRKFTKLSGDNKGYASYMFEKQMGADPSKAGSFVAAFANSAVGDVVPAQGNAHSAPGYGGSSDEYHNTQVAGEAQLGKARQLWQAQGAVQGGPVDFRSRHIDLRNYTVDAKYAGGKAVQLCKAARGFSFASGGENGPSKIPGMYEGMTRDSFSISDKVNKVDTSALGGLTRLAFAGISAVHQDKCHAEKPILLPTGAWKMVSSVVQVQLVRVGNTAVLALPVEPTTVASRRLQERVAAELAGTGVNRVVIAGVANGYNGYLATREEYAAQHYEGASTEFGPFEFAAFEQEAAGLASAMKRGVAVSDAASPAGSFTAKTPARPGVLFDSKPARQQFGQVLEQPSQSYTSGQVASAVFRAGHPKNDYRTMGSFLQVQRQEGGAWKTVRTDRDWDTTYAWKREGVAFSRASVQWRIPKGTPAGTYRLVQTGDWKNAQGGKISPYVGMSRPFAVR, from the coding sequence ATGTACTCCCGATCTGAGATCGACCTCATGCCCACAGGAATTGAAAGGCCCGCAATGACGCGAAGTACTCGAAAAATCACCCTGTCAAAAATCATGGCTCCAGCAGTGGTTGTTGCGCTCGCCTTACCTGTAGGAACAGCTTTTGCTGCACAACCACATGGCGTTCACACGTCTGCGGTGAAGACTGATGGGTCAGCTTCCTATCTTGTTGGTTCAGGTATGTATGACATCACCGGTGCTGCTGCGGAAACAGGAATGTTCGGGTATGCGGCATCACAAGAAGTCGATGGCTTGCATATGCGCTTGTACTCACGTGCTTTCGTCGTGGCTGATCAGAAATCGGGAAAACGAGTGGCTATGGTGACCACAGATATGGGGGCTATGTTCCCCTCGATCACCTCTGCCGTGGTTGCCAAACTGCAGAAAAAGTTTGGGGACAAGTACACCTCTCAAAATGTGCTCATTGCAGCGACGCACACTCACGTCGGCAATTCAGGTATGTCCGGCGATCGGCTGTATCAGGTAGCTGGCGCCGACTCGACCTCGGCTGGCTACGACAAGAAAAACTTTGACACCGTCGTGAACGGCATTGTTGAGTCCATTAGTCGCGCGCATACAAACCTGGCTCCGGGCACGGTGCAGCGTTCGGAGGGAGAGCTTAAAGGAGCCACGCGTAACCGTTCTCTTCCTGCGCACCGAGCTAATAAAAACCCAGGCAATGAAGTGGATTCCTCCATGACACAGCTGGAGTTTCGAAGGTCTAACGGACAAGCGGTCGGGGTGTTGAACTGGTTCGCGATCCACCCGACGAGCTTCAGCAGAAAATTCACCAAACTCAGCGGCGATAACAAGGGCTACGCCTCTTACATGTTCGAGAAGCAGATGGGAGCTGACCCGAGCAAGGCAGGATCATTTGTCGCTGCGTTCGCCAACAGTGCGGTAGGTGATGTCGTTCCTGCACAGGGCAACGCTCACTCGGCTCCCGGATACGGGGGCAGCTCTGATGAATACCACAACACTCAAGTTGCTGGAGAAGCGCAGTTAGGAAAAGCACGCCAACTGTGGCAAGCGCAGGGGGCGGTACAGGGCGGTCCAGTTGATTTCCGTTCCCGACACATTGATCTGCGTAACTACACAGTGGATGCCAAATATGCTGGTGGTAAGGCTGTGCAGTTATGCAAGGCCGCGCGGGGGTTCTCGTTTGCATCCGGTGGTGAGAATGGTCCCTCAAAGATCCCAGGAATGTATGAGGGGATGACACGTGACTCGTTCTCTATCTCCGACAAAGTCAACAAGGTTGATACCTCTGCGCTGGGTGGGTTGACGCGGCTGGCGTTTGCGGGGATCTCAGCGGTGCATCAAGACAAGTGCCATGCGGAGAAACCTATTCTCCTGCCCACAGGGGCGTGGAAGATGGTCAGCTCGGTGGTGCAGGTGCAGCTAGTTCGGGTGGGGAACACGGCGGTTTTGGCATTGCCGGTCGAGCCGACCACGGTGGCTTCGCGCAGGTTGCAGGAACGAGTTGCTGCTGAGTTGGCGGGAACAGGTGTGAACCGGGTAGTGATTGCCGGTGTAGCTAATGGTTACAACGGTTATCTGGCCACTCGTGAGGAATACGCGGCGCAGCATTACGAAGGGGCCTCGACAGAGTTTGGGCCGTTCGAATTTGCTGCTTTCGAGCAAGAAGCTGCTGGTTTGGCCTCAGCGATGAAGAGAGGCGTTGCAGTCAGTGACGCGGCTTCTCCGGCTGGAAGTTTCACGGCCAAGACTCCTGCCCGTCCAGGAGTGCTATTCGACAGTAAGCCAGCACGTCAGCAGTTTGGGCAGGTGCTGGAACAACCATCGCAGTCCTACACCTCTGGTCAGGTGGCCTCGGCGGTGTTCCGGGCAGGTCACCCGAAGAATGACTACCGAACGATGGGTTCGTTTTTGCAGGTGCAGCGTCAGGAAGGCGGAGCCTGGAAGACAGTGCGGACGGATCGGGATTGGGATACGACGTATGCGTGGAAGCGGGAAGGAGTGGCCTTTTCGCGGGCGAGTGTGCAGTGGCGCATTCCGAAAGGAACTCCGGCGGGAACATATCGACTCGTCCAAACCGGTGACTGGAAAAATGCTCAAGGTGGAAAAATTTCGCCATATGTAGGAATGTCTCGGCCTTTTGCAGTGCGTTAA
- a CDS encoding PAS domain-containing protein, with translation MAHHEAPQPTNVETIVGESDYFFSTTDRKGIIELANAVFVRLSQYEHDQLQGSPHNIVRHPDMPAGVFKSIWGQLKAGRPACAYMKNMAADGSTYWLISTLIPVGEKFLSVRMGTLVHESKKAAEKLYADIRAAEHEARENGASADEAATMGLELMIAELSKTGIRSPEDLAYRILPAEVAAHERVGRIPQRPEATGYAAEMLHLMHEIDDITAGSVAQLDEYASLISVLEASAADAGPASDRLTIIADAAQNGANIEDVPEMIATFTTRLTEKVESAIDKLAGLDEALTALATDVARLRFRIALLRLHNRMIGSFCVEVIDSQESFDALPSLRILTQALGEEADELAAAITQVRGALAAVPDQVQDAVRDADRTLRLSTKWRGEAGEAEGDVAAALAPALAALTENSASGFAELGRFYDVAARCFHLPDRHDDAGLATLIGRMHSIIDNFNESEAA, from the coding sequence ATGGCGCATCATGAAGCACCGCAACCGACCAACGTTGAGACTATCGTTGGCGAGAGTGATTACTTCTTCTCCACCACTGATCGCAAGGGCATCATCGAACTCGCGAACGCCGTGTTCGTCCGTCTTTCGCAGTATGAACACGATCAGCTGCAAGGGTCGCCGCACAACATCGTTCGACACCCTGATATGCCCGCTGGTGTCTTCAAATCTATTTGGGGCCAGCTCAAAGCAGGCCGACCTGCTTGCGCCTATATGAAAAACATGGCTGCTGACGGCAGCACGTACTGGCTTATTTCCACGTTGATCCCGGTGGGGGAGAAATTCCTTTCGGTGCGTATGGGCACGCTCGTTCATGAGTCCAAAAAAGCCGCCGAAAAGCTATACGCCGATATTCGTGCTGCTGAGCATGAGGCTCGTGAAAACGGGGCTAGCGCTGATGAGGCGGCCACAATGGGCCTGGAGCTCATGATTGCTGAGCTGTCTAAAACAGGTATTAGGTCTCCTGAAGATCTCGCCTATCGCATTCTTCCCGCAGAGGTTGCAGCGCACGAGCGTGTAGGACGCATTCCTCAGCGTCCTGAAGCAACTGGTTATGCAGCCGAAATGCTGCACCTCATGCATGAAATTGACGACATCACTGCCGGGTCTGTCGCACAACTCGATGAGTACGCCTCACTCATTTCTGTCTTGGAAGCTTCTGCTGCTGATGCAGGCCCTGCTTCTGACCGGCTCACCATCATCGCTGACGCTGCACAAAACGGGGCAAACATTGAAGATGTTCCGGAGATGATTGCTACTTTCACCACACGTCTGACGGAGAAAGTCGAATCAGCCATCGACAAACTCGCTGGGCTGGATGAAGCACTGACCGCCCTGGCCACCGACGTTGCGCGTCTTCGGTTCCGGATTGCGCTGCTGCGCCTGCACAACCGCATGATCGGTAGCTTCTGCGTTGAGGTCATCGACAGTCAAGAGTCGTTCGATGCTCTGCCCTCATTGCGGATCCTGACCCAGGCCCTCGGCGAAGAGGCTGATGAGCTTGCTGCGGCAATTACCCAGGTGCGTGGGGCTTTGGCGGCTGTTCCTGACCAAGTTCAAGACGCTGTGCGTGATGCTGACCGCACTTTGCGTCTTTCCACAAAGTGGCGCGGTGAAGCTGGTGAAGCCGAGGGAGACGTTGCTGCTGCACTTGCTCCGGCACTGGCTGCGCTTACGGAAAACTCAGCCTCCGGTTTCGCTGAACTTGGCCGCTTCTACGATGTTGCGGCGCGTTGCTTCCACCTGCCTGACCGCCACGACGACGCTGGCCTTGCTACCCTCATCGGCCGCATGCACTCCATCATCGATAACTTCAACGAGAGCGAAGCAGCTTAA
- a CDS encoding YbgC/FadM family acyl-CoA thioesterase, whose translation MGSQSNKIRESEYSSVFYKVYYEDTDCLGMVYYANYFRFLERGRTEYLSERGQTISALNEAGIVFVVAKVEADFKASARLGDTIEVLSSLSTPSPFKILFHQKICLDGKVLVKALTTLACIEEDGSLRRVPPELRS comes from the coding sequence ATGGGGAGTCAATCAAACAAAATTCGCGAAAGTGAGTACAGCTCTGTCTTCTATAAGGTCTACTACGAGGACACGGATTGTCTCGGTATGGTCTACTACGCGAACTACTTTCGGTTTCTCGAACGTGGCCGCACCGAGTATCTCTCCGAGCGAGGCCAAACGATTTCGGCACTCAACGAAGCGGGTATTGTCTTTGTGGTCGCCAAGGTTGAAGCTGACTTCAAAGCGTCGGCGCGCCTGGGGGACACCATAGAGGTGCTTTCTTCTCTCTCTACCCCATCACCGTTCAAGATTCTTTTCCATCAGAAGATCTGCCTGGACGGAAAAGTACTGGTCAAAGCTCTCACGACGCTGGCATGTATTGAGGAAGATGGTTCCCTGCGCCGTGTGCCGCCAGAACTGAGGAGTTAG
- a CDS encoding urea transporter, whose product MSLPTQAAPRHDFVRWIRAVLRGQGQVFFIDKPIAGLLMLIGVGIADVQLALFTLVGILVGMSTAWVMGVDRNEIENGLWGYCSALVGAAAFVTWGSGSSGIVAAVLGSVVVVPVQVGLARLLRAGKLSAYGLPVLTAPFCIVSGISAIIARGFPHPPASPLQMLGVSGIAELVEEALEGIGQVHFADSYVAGALILLGLFVGSWRAAAGAVVGAVVMTLVSPIFGIDPNVVAHGLSQYSGVLVGIAALAVFTADVKPAWIPWVLAAVGAVVTLPLEELFEAAHFPMYTWPFVIVTWAIIAVRAYVLERSARS is encoded by the coding sequence ATGTCTCTTCCGACGCAGGCTGCTCCTCGTCACGACTTTGTGCGCTGGATACGGGCCGTGTTGCGCGGGCAGGGGCAGGTGTTTTTTATCGACAAACCGATAGCAGGTCTGCTCATGCTGATCGGTGTAGGCATAGCCGATGTTCAACTGGCTCTGTTCACGCTGGTTGGCATTCTCGTTGGTATGTCCACCGCATGGGTGATGGGCGTTGACCGTAATGAGATCGAGAACGGCTTATGGGGGTATTGCTCTGCACTGGTTGGCGCTGCCGCGTTCGTGACGTGGGGTAGCGGGAGCAGTGGCATCGTTGCGGCCGTGTTGGGGTCAGTTGTGGTGGTTCCGGTTCAGGTTGGATTGGCTCGTCTGCTGCGGGCGGGCAAGTTGTCGGCGTATGGTCTACCGGTTCTGACGGCACCGTTCTGCATTGTCAGCGGTATCAGCGCGATCATTGCGCGAGGTTTTCCACATCCGCCAGCCTCACCGTTGCAGATGCTGGGGGTGAGCGGTATTGCTGAGCTGGTAGAAGAAGCTCTTGAAGGAATCGGGCAAGTCCACTTCGCTGATTCCTATGTAGCCGGAGCGCTGATTCTTCTGGGACTTTTCGTAGGTTCCTGGCGCGCTGCGGCCGGGGCAGTGGTGGGAGCGGTGGTCATGACATTGGTGTCGCCGATTTTCGGGATAGACCCAAATGTGGTGGCTCACGGGCTAAGTCAATATTCGGGTGTGTTGGTGGGGATTGCTGCATTGGCGGTTTTCACCGCTGACGTCAAGCCTGCGTGGATTCCATGGGTACTGGCTGCAGTAGGAGCAGTGGTGACGTTGCCGCTGGAAGAGCTATTCGAAGCAGCGCATTTTCCGATGTACACCTGGCCGTTTGTGATCGTGACGTGGGCGATTATTGCTGTGCGGGCATATGTGTTGGAGCGGTCGGCAAGGTCGTGA
- a CDS encoding urease accessory protein UreD, with protein sequence MTFAMRNERTILSRQHHRGALKVIRPFYLSDDAAAAEATLTVLNPGGGYVGGDVYRQHITLQAGAKAVVTTQSATRVYRTPHSEVTQDTELVVEDDAVLTYVPDELIGYADARYVQRTRAQLAKTATLFAKDVVTPGWAPDGRLFQYRKLHTIFDVVGMPTSEHHRGKLLARDNLFLAPERFGISPEHTVLAETFTHVGSLLIVSPYVDTETVDAIRDVLAAHESKHLHLRTGVSRMPINGVLIRALGVNTAVIDGAIGAVIDQLRADWFGWGPLPRRKY encoded by the coding sequence GTGACATTCGCGATGCGAAACGAACGCACCATCCTGTCCCGCCAGCACCATCGGGGAGCATTGAAAGTAATTCGCCCCTTCTATCTTTCCGATGATGCTGCTGCCGCAGAAGCAACACTGACCGTGCTCAACCCTGGCGGCGGCTATGTCGGCGGAGATGTGTATCGGCAGCACATAACCCTCCAAGCCGGGGCCAAAGCAGTTGTGACAACCCAGTCCGCGACCCGGGTCTACCGCACACCGCACAGCGAAGTGACTCAAGACACCGAGCTCGTCGTGGAAGACGACGCTGTGTTGACTTACGTGCCAGATGAACTCATTGGCTATGCCGATGCCCGATATGTGCAGCGCACACGTGCCCAACTGGCCAAAACAGCGACATTATTCGCTAAAGACGTCGTCACTCCTGGATGGGCTCCAGATGGTCGACTTTTCCAATACCGAAAACTGCACACAATCTTCGACGTAGTTGGCATGCCTACGTCAGAGCACCATCGAGGCAAGCTGCTAGCCCGCGACAACCTTTTCTTGGCACCGGAGCGATTCGGTATTTCTCCTGAGCACACAGTGCTGGCAGAAACCTTTACTCACGTGGGAAGTCTTCTTATCGTCTCGCCCTACGTGGATACCGAGACTGTCGATGCGATTCGTGACGTTTTAGCTGCTCACGAAAGTAAGCATCTGCATTTGCGTACAGGGGTGAGCAGGATGCCTATCAACGGGGTTCTCATCCGTGCCTTGGGAGTTAACACGGCCGTGATTGATGGCGCCATTGGGGCGGTGATTGATCAGCTCCGCGCAGACTGGTTCGGGTGGGGGCCGCTACCGCGGCGCAAATACTGA
- the ureG gene encoding urease accessory protein UreG: MTDTHTEPLEQDPIIIGVGGPVGAGKTQLVERLTRAMSHRVSMAAVTNDIYTIEDAKILARNSVLPEDRIIGVETGGCPHTAIREDTSLNTAAIEELRRRHPDLEIIFVESGGDNLSATFSPELVDFSIYVIDVAQGEKIPRKAGQGMIKSDLFVINKTDLAPHVGADLSVMEEDSAKFRGDRPFCFTNLRTDEGLEKVIEWIDHDILMTDLTDA, from the coding sequence ATGACAGACACACACACCGAACCTCTAGAACAAGACCCCATCATCATCGGTGTCGGCGGACCCGTCGGAGCTGGGAAAACCCAGCTAGTGGAACGTCTCACCCGCGCGATGAGTCACCGCGTATCGATGGCAGCAGTCACCAACGACATTTACACCATCGAAGACGCGAAAATCCTCGCCCGTAACTCCGTTCTGCCCGAAGACCGCATCATCGGAGTGGAAACAGGAGGCTGCCCGCACACAGCAATTCGGGAAGACACCTCACTCAACACCGCCGCGATCGAAGAACTACGGCGCCGACACCCTGACCTAGAAATCATTTTTGTCGAGTCCGGCGGCGACAACTTGTCCGCCACGTTCTCCCCCGAACTAGTGGACTTCTCCATCTACGTCATTGACGTGGCCCAAGGGGAAAAAATCCCCCGAAAAGCAGGCCAGGGAATGATCAAATCTGACCTGTTCGTCATCAACAAAACAGACCTAGCACCTCATGTAGGCGCGGACTTGTCAGTCATGGAGGAAGACTCAGCAAAATTCCGCGGTGATCGCCCCTTCTGCTTCACCAATCTGCGCACCGATGAAGGGCTAGAAAAAGTCATTGAGTGGATTGACCACGACATCCTCATGACCGACCTCACCGACGCATGA
- a CDS encoding urease accessory protein UreF encodes MTTPTTRRSRRHAPRLTPTATHPHLALIQLADSALPVGTFAHSFGMETALADGTVTDEVEVAAWLASFLKSQVLTTDLLAVRETFALVKEENVDKRKLLDLDATMTAVSLASQVREASWSMGARLLELAVECFPTPALTTYDELVRQKHADGHYAIAYALAVAGMGVGLAETLHTYATSLSIGLAQNAVRAVPLGQVAGQRVIAYLHPVIAAVCEEALTLPTDLLGAACPGLEIDQMRHERQHARMFTS; translated from the coding sequence GTGACCACCCCCACGACCAGGCGCTCCCGACGCCACGCCCCCAGACTGACGCCCACTGCTACCCACCCTCACCTGGCCCTCATCCAACTCGCTGACTCCGCCCTGCCGGTAGGAACATTCGCGCACTCCTTCGGTATGGAGACAGCCCTGGCGGATGGAACAGTCACAGACGAGGTAGAGGTAGCGGCATGGCTGGCTTCCTTCCTGAAATCGCAAGTCCTGACCACTGACCTGCTAGCCGTGCGAGAAACATTCGCTCTGGTTAAGGAAGAAAACGTCGATAAGCGAAAGCTTCTCGACCTGGATGCAACGATGACCGCCGTGTCCTTGGCATCTCAAGTACGAGAAGCATCCTGGTCAATGGGTGCACGACTGCTAGAGCTAGCCGTCGAATGCTTCCCTACCCCCGCGCTAACCACATACGACGAGTTAGTTCGACAAAAACACGCGGACGGGCACTATGCCATCGCATACGCCCTAGCAGTCGCGGGTATGGGGGTCGGTCTTGCTGAAACACTGCACACCTACGCCACCTCCCTGAGTATCGGACTTGCGCAGAACGCAGTACGTGCGGTCCCGCTCGGGCAGGTGGCAGGCCAACGTGTCATCGCCTACCTCCACCCAGTGATCGCCGCAGTATGCGAAGAAGCTCTCACTCTGCCCACCGATCTGCTGGGAGCTGCCTGCCCAGGTCTGGAAATCGACCAAATGAGGCACGAACGACAGCATGCTCGAATGTTCACCAGCTGA
- a CDS encoding urease accessory protein UreE, with the protein MTDTPITPAIQTQESLPPIHSTAVIFNITEGTPEHLIHTPGDHHGHRERETIRLHNEALAKRVQRLRTDKGREISLRLPSGSPALRPGDVIAVTDTSFITIETTTTRVIVVRPSCIRQMGEAAHALGNRHRQVQFFDDSTQFGAQFGQVVFLTPYDHTVTDHLESLHVDYTIEDVELDTPFRHAEHQH; encoded by the coding sequence ATGACTGACACACCCATCACCCCAGCAATACAGACCCAGGAATCACTACCCCCCATTCACTCAACCGCCGTCATCTTCAACATCACTGAGGGCACACCTGAACACCTCATCCACACTCCCGGAGACCATCACGGTCACCGAGAGCGCGAAACCATTCGCCTCCACAACGAAGCTCTCGCCAAACGAGTCCAGCGACTACGTACTGACAAAGGTCGAGAAATATCCCTACGCCTGCCCTCCGGATCGCCAGCTCTACGCCCCGGAGATGTCATTGCCGTCACTGACACCAGCTTCATCACCATCGAAACGACCACCACACGAGTCATCGTTGTGCGGCCCAGCTGCATTCGTCAGATGGGAGAAGCCGCACACGCCCTGGGGAACCGGCACCGCCAGGTTCAGTTCTTCGACGACAGCACGCAATTCGGGGCACAGTTCGGCCAAGTCGTCTTCCTCACTCCCTACGACCACACCGTCACCGACCACCTCGAAAGCCTCCACGTCGACTACACCATCGAAGATGTCGAACTCGACACCCCCTTCCGCCACGCAGAACACCAACACTGA
- the ureC gene encoding urease subunit alpha — MTLRIPRRQYNDLYGPTTGDSVRLADTDLFVKVEKDLTGYGDEAVFGGGKTIRDGMGQDGNVNRAEMIPDTVITGALIIDYTGIYKADIGIRDGRICAIGKAGNNNIMDDVDMTIGPSTEIIAGEHKILTAGGIDTHIHFISPEQVPTALAGGVTTFVGGGTGPAEGTKATTITPGAWHIGRMLQAFEGLPINVGILGKGHASMTSPLAEQIVMGACGLKIHEDWGATHASIDNSLKVADEYDIQVAIHTDTLNEGGFVEDTIRAIDGRVIHTFHTEGAGGGHAPDIITMAGLKNVLPASTNPTMPFTRNTIDEHMDMLMVCHHLSREIPEDVAFADSRIRPETIAAEDVLHDMGVFSMMSSDSQAMGRVGEVVLRTWQAADHMLKTRGHLPGDCEYNDNNRVKRYISKYTINPAIAQGMSRLIGSVEVGKWADLVLWEPAFFGVKPDLVIKGGLILGAMQGDPNGSIPTPQPQTFRQQFASYGGALAESSISFMSMAAVNAGVARRLRLKRHVAPVEDIRQLTKADMKFNNATPDIEVDAQTYEVRVDGERITSTPATTLAGAQRYWLF, encoded by the coding sequence ATGACCCTCAGGATCCCCCGCCGCCAGTACAACGACCTCTACGGCCCCACCACCGGCGACTCGGTCCGTCTCGCCGACACAGACCTGTTCGTCAAAGTCGAAAAAGACCTCACCGGATACGGAGACGAAGCCGTCTTCGGCGGCGGAAAAACCATCCGCGATGGCATGGGCCAAGACGGCAACGTCAACCGCGCCGAAATGATCCCAGACACCGTCATCACCGGCGCTCTCATCATCGACTACACCGGCATCTACAAAGCCGACATTGGCATCCGAGACGGACGCATCTGCGCCATCGGCAAAGCCGGAAACAACAACATCATGGACGACGTCGACATGACGATCGGCCCATCAACAGAAATCATCGCCGGCGAACACAAAATCCTCACCGCTGGCGGCATTGACACCCACATCCACTTCATCAGCCCAGAACAAGTCCCCACCGCGCTCGCCGGAGGAGTCACCACCTTCGTCGGCGGAGGCACTGGTCCCGCCGAAGGAACCAAGGCCACCACCATCACTCCCGGCGCCTGGCATATCGGCCGCATGTTGCAAGCCTTTGAAGGACTACCCATCAACGTGGGAATCCTCGGTAAAGGGCATGCCTCCATGACCTCCCCCTTGGCAGAACAGATCGTCATGGGGGCCTGCGGTCTAAAAATTCACGAAGACTGGGGAGCTACCCATGCCTCCATCGACAACTCCCTCAAAGTTGCCGACGAATATGACATCCAGGTAGCTATCCACACCGACACTCTCAACGAAGGTGGCTTTGTCGAAGACACCATTCGGGCCATAGATGGACGCGTCATTCACACCTTCCACACCGAAGGCGCAGGCGGTGGCCACGCCCCCGACATCATCACGATGGCCGGGCTGAAAAACGTGCTCCCCGCATCCACCAACCCCACAATGCCCTTCACCCGCAACACCATCGACGAGCACATGGACATGCTCATGGTGTGCCACCACCTTTCCCGAGAAATCCCCGAAGACGTCGCATTCGCCGACTCTCGCATCCGCCCAGAAACCATCGCTGCCGAAGACGTCCTGCACGACATGGGCGTGTTCTCCATGATGAGCTCCGACAGCCAAGCCATGGGCCGCGTCGGTGAAGTCGTGCTTCGCACCTGGCAAGCTGCCGACCACATGCTCAAAACCCGCGGTCACCTGCCTGGAGACTGCGAATACAACGACAACAACCGCGTCAAGCGATACATCAGCAAATACACAATCAACCCCGCTATCGCCCAAGGTATGTCCCGCCTCATCGGATCAGTCGAAGTTGGGAAATGGGCAGACCTGGTGCTCTGGGAACCTGCCTTCTTCGGCGTCAAACCCGATCTGGTCATTAAAGGTGGACTCATCCTCGGCGCTATGCAGGGCGACCCCAACGGATCCATTCCCACCCCCCAGCCACAAACCTTCCGACAGCAATTTGCCAGCTACGGCGGCGCACTGGCTGAATCCTCCATTTCCTTCATGTCCATGGCAGCAGTCAACGCTGGCGTCGCCCGCAGGCTCCGCCTCAAACGGCATGTGGCCCCCGTTGAAGACATCCGTCAGCTCACTAAAGCGGACATGAAATTCAACAACGCCACTCCCGACATTGAAGTCGATGCACAAACATACGAAGTGCGCGTAGACGGCGAACGCATTACATCCACCCCCGCCACCACCCTGGCAGGCGCACAAAGGTATTGGCTCTTCTAA
- a CDS encoding urease subunit beta, which yields MIPGEIVASDEEIVANHGRETKTIDVVNIGDRPVQVGSHHHFYEVNRALEFDRPATRGFRLNIPSGTAVRFEPGDHKNVELVALAGLRRVYGFRNRVNGPLDAPEIIEEQAWAHPTTLKGAEK from the coding sequence ATGATCCCTGGCGAAATCGTGGCCAGCGACGAAGAAATCGTTGCCAACCACGGCAGAGAAACAAAAACCATCGACGTCGTAAACATCGGCGACCGACCAGTGCAAGTCGGCTCCCACCACCACTTCTATGAAGTCAACCGTGCCCTGGAATTTGACCGCCCCGCCACCCGTGGCTTCCGCCTCAACATTCCCTCCGGCACCGCTGTGCGATTCGAACCCGGCGACCACAAAAACGTCGAACTCGTCGCCCTGGCAGGACTGCGCCGCGTCTACGGCTTCCGAAACCGCGTGAACGGCCCCCTCGACGCCCCCGAAATCATCGAAGAACAAGCCTGGGCTCACCCCACCACCCTGAAAGGGGCAGAAAAATGA
- a CDS encoding urease subunit gamma: MRLTPREQDKLLIVVAADLARRRQARGLKLNYPEAVAIISYELIEGARDGRTVDELMSWGTTILTREDVMEGVPEMIHDVQIEATFPDGTKLVTVHDPIR; this comes from the coding sequence ATGCGCCTGACCCCACGAGAGCAAGACAAACTGCTCATCGTCGTAGCCGCCGACCTCGCCCGCAGACGCCAAGCCCGCGGCCTGAAACTCAACTACCCCGAAGCCGTTGCCATCATCAGCTACGAACTCATCGAAGGAGCCCGCGATGGCCGCACTGTCGATGAGCTCATGAGCTGGGGAACAACCATCCTCACCCGCGAAGACGTTATGGAAGGAGTGCCCGAAATGATCCATGACGTACAAATCGAAGCGACCTTCCCCGACGGCACCAAACTCGTCACCGTGCACGACCCCATCCGCTAA